The Thermococcus sp. genome has a segment encoding these proteins:
- the cobT gene encoding nicotinate mononucleotide-dependent phosphoribosyltransferase CobT — MESLFLLVLGNTEISTVKGISVAGATPELTKLTPVADAEYLFHEKPLTIDVIPVTPEGHPTPAIITKAAKELANFPVLVVRGGTYLAPLVPHVHISNAVGRDFRKEPALPEFGEIIKGAKLFGEELNRLPIRELVIGESTPGGTTTAQAVLWALGYDARTSSASPENPQGLKERVIAEAFRRAGIEKGQLKDNPLEALRQFGDPMMATVVGLSLGFRKEIVLAGGTQMLAVSALLKALGESLDRFMIATTKWVVNDRSATFLDTAKEIGIITYSADLDFSKSEFKGLRDYERGYVKEGVGAGGATWLAVKAGFSPDEVSEKVEELYQRLMEMK; from the coding sequence ATGGAGAGCCTCTTCCTGCTGGTTTTGGGGAACACGGAGATAAGCACCGTTAAAGGCATTAGTGTCGCCGGGGCAACGCCTGAACTTACGAAGCTAACTCCTGTTGCGGATGCCGAGTACCTCTTTCACGAAAAGCCTTTGACCATTGACGTCATTCCTGTAACACCTGAGGGGCACCCAACGCCGGCAATAATCACCAAAGCGGCAAAAGAGCTGGCGAACTTCCCGGTTCTGGTTGTAAGGGGCGGGACTTACCTCGCTCCGCTCGTTCCGCACGTCCACATCAGCAACGCCGTTGGAAGGGACTTCAGGAAGGAGCCAGCTTTACCGGAGTTTGGGGAGATAATCAAGGGCGCCAAACTTTTCGGAGAAGAGCTGAACAGGTTGCCCATCAGAGAGCTCGTCATCGGAGAATCAACGCCGGGAGGAACGACCACAGCGCAGGCCGTTCTCTGGGCGCTCGGATACGATGCAAGGACGAGCTCGGCCTCGCCCGAAAACCCGCAGGGCCTCAAGGAGAGGGTCATAGCCGAGGCCTTCAGGAGAGCGGGTATAGAGAAGGGCCAGCTTAAAGATAATCCGCTCGAGGCCTTAAGGCAGTTCGGAGACCCGATGATGGCGACGGTGGTAGGATTATCTTTAGGCTTCAGGAAGGAGATAGTTCTGGCCGGAGGAACCCAGATGTTGGCGGTTTCTGCCCTGCTAAAGGCCCTCGGAGAGAGCCTCGACCGCTTCATGATAGCCACAACGAAGTGGGTTGTCAACGATAGGAGCGCGACCTTCTTGGACACGGCGAAGGAGATTGGGATAATAACCTATTCCGCCGACCTCGACTTCTCGAAGAGCGAGTTCAAAGGCTTGAGGGACTACGAGAGGGGCTACGTCAAGGAGGGTGTCGGAGCTGGAGGGGCTACTTGGTTGGCTGTGAAGGCCGGCTTCTCGCCGGATGAAGTTAGCGAGAAGGTGGAGGAGCTCTATCAGAGGCTCATGGAGATGAAGTGA